The Thermoanaerobaculia bacterium genomic sequence AAGACCCAGAACTCGCTCTCGGACGACCCCACGCTCGTCAACCGGCCGCGCGACTTCGACATTACCGTGCGGCGCATCGTGCTCTCGGCGGGCGCCGGCTTCGTTGTTCCGCTCCTGGGCGAGATCATCCGCATGCCGGGGCTCCCGGCGCAGCCGCAGGCCGAGAAGATGGACTGGGTGAACGGCGAGGTCGTGGGGCTGCTCGGCGGATAGGCCGCCGGAAACGGGCGCGGTTCCCCCGCCTCGAGAGGGGCGGCGCCGCCCGGCGG encodes the following:
- a CDS encoding formate--tetrahydrofolate ligase: LAQAKLADAPYTPLYDWNLSIPEKIEAIAKKIYGARSVSFAKAATRDLKQIVALGYGGLPICVAKTQNSLSDDPTLVNRPRDFDITVRRIVLSAGAGFVVPLLGEIIRMPGLPAQPQAEKMDWVNGEVVGLLGG